A stretch of the Rosa rugosa chromosome 5, drRosRugo1.1, whole genome shotgun sequence genome encodes the following:
- the LOC133711775 gene encoding uncharacterized protein LOC133711775: MNMQEIRNAALAYYQNLSDELKQKASEKFKEMDSNDNGTISIKEFRRSLGRSEIKRCFKLLDKTGDGKLDFNEFITLYYLVESGRGVFCDGHGCKASPFLNGLYFTCVECFHNNEAATFDLCTSCYRDGKYIHNHASFLDNYVLLRSKAACESTTPTEDDHLEVNAAESAQLISGGLKTVSNLFSRSGSFEMIVDDK; the protein is encoded by the exons ATGAACATGCAAGAAATACGCAACGCTGCTTTAGCTTATTACCAGAACTTATCAGATGAGCTAAAGCAGAAGGCATCAGAAAAATTTAAAGAAATGGATTCGAATGATAATGGCACAATAAGCATCAAGGAGTTCCGGCGGAGTTTGGGCAGGTCCGAGATCAAGCGCTGCTTCAAGTTGCTGGACAAAACCGGAGACGGTAAGTTGGATTTCAACGAATTCATCACTCTTTACTATCTCGTGGAGAGTGGGAGAGGGGTTTTCTGTGACGGCCATGGATGTAAGGCCTCCCCTTTTCTCAACGGACTGTATTTTACTTGCGTTGAGTGCTTCCATAACAACGAAGCTGCAACGTTCGATCTCTGCACCTCCTGCTACCGCGATGGAAAGTATATTCACAACCATGCCAGCTTTTTGGATAACTACGTCTTGCTGCGTTCCAAGGCAGCTTGTGAATCCACCACACCAACGGAAGATGATCATCTTGAG GTAAACGCTGCAGAATCTGCTCAACTAATTAGTGGAGGACTTAAAACTGTTTCCAATCTATTTAGTCGATCTGGGTCGTTTGAAATG attgtagatgataaGTAA